One part of the Desulfuromonas sp. genome encodes these proteins:
- a CDS encoding acetate kinase produces the protein MDILALNCGSSSVKYQLFDWDKKEVIAKGMVERVTVGDSFIIHEVPGQETYREEYECPDHKVAIHLIIKTLTDKVHGVVDNMGQISAVGHRVVHGGEKFTCSVLIDETVLDAIKEVQHLAPLHNPPNIAGIEAAQANLPDVPHVAIFDTAFHQSMPEHAYTYPLPYEWYEKYGVRRYGFHGTSHLYVSKRASVLLGKAPKDCNIITMHIGNGVSHSAIKGGVSVDTSMGLTPLEGAVMGTRCGDIDPAIPMFIQQQENLSAKEIDSILNKKAGVLGITGKYTDRRDVSEGAEAGDERCALALEIEAYRLKKYIGSYAAAIGGVDAVVFTAGVGEMGWMIREKTLEGLEFMGIKLDREKNRNTMTRKKESEITVPDSPVKVYVIPTDEELVFTEDVVAILEDTYKDHMQFSYSFAGKDFQRS, from the coding sequence ATGGACATCCTTGCATTGAACTGTGGAAGTTCGTCTGTCAAATATCAGCTTTTCGACTGGGACAAAAAAGAGGTCATCGCCAAAGGGATGGTGGAACGCGTCACCGTCGGCGACTCCTTCATCATTCACGAGGTTCCCGGACAGGAAACCTACCGCGAAGAATATGAGTGCCCTGACCACAAGGTGGCCATCCACCTGATTATCAAGACCCTCACCGACAAGGTCCACGGGGTGGTTGACAACATGGGACAGATCTCAGCGGTCGGCCACCGGGTGGTCCACGGCGGAGAGAAGTTCACATGCTCGGTCCTCATCGACGAAACGGTCCTTGATGCCATCAAGGAGGTCCAGCACCTCGCCCCCCTGCACAACCCGCCCAACATCGCCGGCATCGAGGCGGCCCAGGCCAATCTTCCCGACGTGCCCCATGTGGCCATCTTCGACACGGCCTTCCACCAGTCGATGCCCGAGCATGCCTACACCTATCCCCTGCCCTACGAGTGGTATGAGAAGTACGGGGTGCGCCGCTACGGGTTCCACGGCACCAGCCACCTCTACGTCTCCAAGCGGGCCTCGGTACTGCTGGGCAAGGCCCCCAAGGACTGCAACATCATCACCATGCACATCGGCAACGGCGTCTCCCACTCGGCCATCAAGGGCGGAGTCTCCGTGGACACCTCCATGGGCTTGACCCCCCTCGAGGGGGCGGTCATGGGAACCCGCTGCGGCGACATCGACCCGGCCATCCCCATGTTCATCCAGCAGCAGGAGAACCTCTCCGCCAAGGAGATCGACTCCATTCTGAACAAAAAGGCCGGGGTGCTCGGCATCACCGGAAAGTACACCGACCGCCGCGACGTGAGCGAGGGAGCCGAGGCCGGCGACGAGCGCTGCGCCCTGGCTCTGGAGATCGAGGCCTATCGCCTGAAGAAATACATCGGCTCCTACGCCGCGGCGATCGGCGGCGTCGATGCCGTCGTCTTTACCGCCGGAGTCGGGGAGATGGGCTGGATGATCCGGGAGAAGACCCTGGAGGGCCTGGAGTTCATGGGGATAAAGCTTGACAGGGAGAAGAACCGCAACACCATGACCCGCAAGAAGGAGAGCGAGATCACCGTCCCCGACTCCCCCGTAAAGGTCTATGTCATCCCTACCGACGAGGAACTGGTCTTCACCGAGGACGTAGTCGCCATTCTCGAAGACACCTACAAGGACCACATGCAGTTCAGCTACTCCTTTGCCGGAAAAGACTTCCAGCGCTCCTGA
- a CDS encoding 4Fe-4S binding protein, which produces MAYTINEECINCGACEPACPVDAISEQGDVRVIDAATCTDCGACVDTCPVDAIDAP; this is translated from the coding sequence ATGGCCTACACCATCAACGAAGAGTGCATTAACTGCGGCGCCTGTGAGCCTGCCTGCCCCGTCGACGCGATCAGCGAGCAGGGGGATGTCCGGGTGATCGATGCGGCGACCTGCACCGACTGCGGCGCCTGCGTCGATACCTGCCCCGTCGATGCCATTGACGCTCCCTAG
- a CDS encoding DUF1573 domain-containing protein, which yields MRYILGSLLLLSLALGAGPARAGAPRLVAELSDFDFGRVYAGEKVEHTFSFRNEGDAPLNIDRVRSSCGCTAALLSATLIAPGEAGEIKTTFDTTRFHGQVAKTVYLYSDDPLQNVAQFHLRGQVQAEIVQKPRRLQFGALPAGTEKEARITLANKGEDVVTLSSVRATAPNVRAELSTGKLAPGESAQIVVRVVPRDGQPRLNAYVIVETSSPRTPQLRIPILATLARTPAGK from the coding sequence ATGAGGTACATACTTGGTTCACTGCTGCTTCTCTCCCTGGCCCTGGGGGCCGGGCCGGCCCGGGCCGGCGCTCCTAGGCTCGTCGCGGAACTTTCCGATTTCGACTTCGGCCGCGTCTATGCCGGAGAGAAGGTAGAGCACACCTTCTCTTTCCGAAACGAGGGCGATGCCCCCCTGAACATCGACCGGGTCCGCAGTTCCTGCGGCTGTACGGCGGCCCTGCTGTCGGCGACCCTCATCGCGCCCGGCGAGGCGGGGGAGATCAAGACCACGTTTGACACCACTCGGTTTCACGGCCAGGTGGCCAAGACCGTTTATCTTTATTCGGACGATCCCCTCCAGAACGTGGCTCAGTTTCACCTGCGCGGGCAGGTCCAGGCCGAAATCGTTCAGAAACCGAGAAGGCTCCAGTTCGGGGCCCTTCCCGCAGGAACGGAGAAGGAGGCCCGGATCACCCTCGCCAATAAGGGGGAAGACGTGGTGACCCTGTCTTCGGTGAGGGCAACGGCGCCCAACGTGCGTGCTGAACTCTCCACCGGCAAACTGGCCCCCGGGGAGAGTGCCCAGATCGTTGTCCGTGTTGTTCCGCGGGATGGCCAGCCGCGTCTGAACGCCTACGTTATCGTGGAGACCAGCAGCCCCCGCACCCCGCAACTGCGGATTCCCATCCTTGCAACCCTCGCCCGGACCCCCGCCGGCAAGTAG
- the hpt gene encoding hypoxanthine phosphoribosyltransferase, with protein MPKPAMKVLYSREFIAEQVERLGKEISRDYHGREILLAGVLKGSFLFFADLVRAISSPVVVDFVRLASYGSETRSSGIVEMRKDLEIPLQGRDVIIVEDIIDSGNTLEYLYHHLLQRKPRSLKICTLIDKRALREVPIEADYVGITMDEGFIIGYGLDHDERYRNLPDIHLLQEG; from the coding sequence ATGCCCAAACCAGCCATGAAAGTCCTTTATTCTCGGGAATTTATCGCCGAGCAGGTCGAGCGCCTGGGAAAAGAGATCAGTCGGGACTACCACGGCCGCGAGATCCTGCTGGCCGGAGTCCTGAAAGGGTCGTTTCTTTTCTTCGCCGACCTGGTCCGGGCCATCTCATCGCCGGTTGTGGTCGATTTCGTCCGCCTGGCCAGCTACGGGTCCGAAACCCGCTCTTCGGGGATCGTGGAGATGCGCAAGGACCTGGAGATCCCCCTCCAGGGGCGGGATGTAATCATCGTTGAGGACATCATCGACAGCGGCAACACCCTCGAGTATCTCTACCACCATCTTCTGCAGCGCAAACCCCGGTCGCTCAAAATATGCACCCTCATCGACAAGCGAGCCCTCCGTGAGGTGCCCATAGAGGCGGACTACGTCGGAATCACCATGGACGAAGGCTTCATCATCGGCTATGGACTCGATCATGATGAGCGCTACCGCAACCTCCCGGACATCCACCTTCTGCAGGAGGGCTGA
- a CDS encoding twin-arginine translocase TatA/TatE family subunit has translation MFGLGSTELIIILALVMIIFGAGKLPEIGGALGKGLRSFKKAAQESDEIDITPEPEEKKEDPK, from the coding sequence ATGTTTGGACTGGGTTCCACGGAACTGATCATCATACTTGCCCTGGTTATGATTATTTTCGGGGCGGGAAAGCTCCCCGAGATCGGCGGGGCGCTGGGCAAGGGGCTCCGCAGTTTCAAGAAAGCCGCTCAGGAGTCTGATGAAATCGACATCACCCCCGAACCGGAGGAGAAGAAAGAGGACCCGAAGTAG
- a CDS encoding DUF3426 domain-containing protein, which yields MVIQCPDCQTRFNVADSKIKPGGAKLRCSRCQHVFRVMPPAAPETPAAPAPTQPSPGGEAFFPPSGEEESAARVDPFAEEPLPPELGMAEDSPPPVPTAEPELPEEPEQEPADQPDGWSWPGSSDEVEDAFGGGFDTPALSSGGEPFSGDEDSGERSDGFDDLGALAGPGEKEPEPFSGETDEFTWDESDESGFPVEFDFNEGKEAETAADDFGQSPDPIQEQVTPAEPAGGGDALALELDQLPPSANLDPPLDDLSDEEGGLKAKPLPIPPPPKRRSPFWVLTFFLLALLAALVGVVGYFLWKGETPSIESLLSQFSSRQQAPEAGKVKLTDLTGFFVENREIGRMFVIKGMAVNEYPETRSAIAVKGILFDRDDNPLLQQTAFCGNPLDNESLRNLPFATIEEHMNNQFGDTLSNLNVASGKALPFAIVFRNLPPDLSEFTAEVVDSRPGTEQE from the coding sequence ATGGTTATTCAGTGCCCCGATTGCCAGACGCGCTTCAACGTGGCCGACAGCAAAATCAAACCGGGCGGCGCCAAGCTCCGTTGCTCGCGCTGCCAGCATGTGTTCCGGGTCATGCCGCCGGCAGCCCCCGAGACGCCGGCAGCCCCCGCCCCGACCCAACCCTCCCCGGGCGGCGAGGCCTTTTTCCCGCCGTCCGGCGAAGAGGAATCCGCCGCCCGAGTGGACCCCTTCGCAGAAGAACCACTCCCGCCCGAACTTGGCATGGCCGAGGACAGCCCCCCCCCTGTGCCGACCGCGGAGCCAGAGCTTCCCGAGGAGCCCGAGCAGGAGCCGGCCGACCAGCCAGACGGATGGTCCTGGCCTGGTTCATCGGACGAGGTGGAGGACGCCTTCGGGGGCGGCTTTGACACGCCGGCGCTATCCTCCGGCGGCGAACCGTTCTCTGGGGACGAGGACAGCGGGGAACGGTCGGATGGATTCGACGACCTCGGAGCCCTCGCCGGGCCCGGTGAAAAGGAACCCGAACCATTCTCCGGGGAAACCGATGAATTCACCTGGGACGAGTCGGATGAATCCGGCTTCCCCGTGGAATTCGATTTCAACGAGGGGAAGGAGGCGGAAACCGCCGCTGACGATTTCGGCCAGTCCCCGGACCCAATCCAGGAGCAGGTGACTCCGGCCGAACCGGCCGGCGGCGGGGATGCCCTGGCCCTCGAACTGGACCAGCTTCCCCCCTCCGCCAATCTCGACCCCCCCCTTGACGATCTCTCCGATGAGGAGGGCGGCCTCAAGGCGAAGCCCCTGCCGATACCGCCCCCCCCAAAAAGGCGCAGTCCCTTCTGGGTCCTGACTTTTTTCCTTCTGGCCCTCCTGGCGGCTCTCGTCGGGGTGGTCGGCTACTTCCTCTGGAAAGGGGAAACCCCCTCCATCGAATCGCTGCTGTCTCAATTCAGCAGCCGGCAACAGGCTCCCGAGGCGGGCAAAGTCAAGCTCACCGACCTGACCGGGTTCTTCGTCGAGAACCGGGAAATCGGCCGAATGTTCGTGATCAAGGGGATGGCGGTCAATGAGTACCCGGAAACGCGCTCTGCCATCGCGGTCAAGGGAATCCTTTTTGACCGCGACGACAACCCCCTCCTTCAGCAAACCGCCTTCTGCGGCAACCCCCTCGACAACGAAAGCCTGCGCAACCTCCCCTTCGCCACCATCGAGGAGCACATGAACAACCAGTTCGGAGACACTCTCTCCAACCTGAATGTCGCCTCTGGCAAGGCCCTCCCCTTCGCCATCGTATTCAGGAACCTGCCCCCCGACCTGAGCGAATTCACCGCCGAGGTGGTCGACTCGCGCCCCGGCACCGAACAGGAATAG